The Daphnia carinata strain CSIRO-1 chromosome 1, CSIRO_AGI_Dcar_HiC_V3, whole genome shotgun sequence sequence CAGCGTCAGGAGCAGGAGCAGCGCCAGCGTCAGGAGCAGGAGCAGCGCCAGCGTCAGGAGCAGGGGCAGCGGCAGCCTCAGAAGCTGGAGCAGAAGCAAGGACAGGGGTAGCCTCAGAAGCTGGAGCAGGAGCTGGAGTAGGGACTGGAGTAGTGGCATCAGTAGTCTCCATAGTTGGAACTAGGGTAGTTTCCGGAACTGATAGGTCAACAGTAGAAGCAATCTCCACTGGAACAGCCTGAGTGTAGGCTTGAGCAAGAGGAACCGAGGAAACATACTGAACTTGCGTAGCCGGTGCTACGACAGGAGCGAAATGAGCTGGAGCAAAAGCGTATGGAGCTGGAGCGAAGGCATAAGCGGATGCTTGATGAGTCGGAGCAATGAAATTGTATCCGAATTGCGGCACAACTGCATCAGTTAGAGCTTGCGGATGGACAGCGTAAGCAACTGGCGTCGGACCGGCGAGGAGAGGTTCGCCAGGAATGGCGGGATACATC is a genomic window containing:
- the LOC130691081 gene encoding nematocyst expressed protein 3-like yields the protein MNFLVLLPLFAAAAFAAPMYPAIPGEPLLAGPTPVAYAVHPQALTDAVVPQFGYNFIAPTHQASAYAFAPAPYAFAPAHFAPVVAPATQVQYVSSVPLAQAYTQAVPVEIASTVDLSVPETTLVPTMETTDATTPVPTPAPAPASEATPVLASAPASEAAAAPAPDAGAAPAPDAGAAPAPDAGAAPAPDAAAAPAPDAAAAPAPDAGAAPTPDAVAAPAPDAAAAPAPGTAAAPAPGTAAAPAPVPAPAPAPVPAPPSASVPAPAPAPVPGPVPVPAPAPAPGAPSTPQVVVLLPYDSQESVEVPDSHESRED